A window from Setaria italica strain Yugu1 chromosome VIII, Setaria_italica_v2.0, whole genome shotgun sequence encodes these proteins:
- the LOC111255683 gene encoding double-stranded RNA-binding protein 8-like, translated as MNLAPAPNVAAAPVGIRVENCYVFKSRLQEYAQKAGLPTQEYHTLKEGPSHEPIFKSTVVINNTKYDSLPGFFSRKAAEQSAAEVALMEIVKSVPATETKSIPAVQETGLCKNLLQEYAQKMNYTIHHIFALNKLQA; from the exons ATGAACCTCGCCCCTGCGCCCAACGTCGCTGCCGCCCCCGTCGGAATCA GGGTTGAGAATTGCTACGTATTCAAGAGCCGCTTGCAAGAATATGCACAGAAAGCTGGTCTTCCAACCCAAGAGTACCATACCCTCAAAGAGGGCCCGTCCCATGAACCAATCTTCAAGTCCACAGTTGTCATTAACAACACCAAGTATGATTCCCTGCCTGGATTCTTCAGCCGAAAAGCTGCAGAACAGTCGGCCGCTGAAGTTGCGCTTATGGAGATAGTCAAGTCTGTTCCAGCAACTGAAACCAAAAGCATCCCAGCAGTA CAAGAGACTGGCCTGTGCAAGAATCTTCTTCAGGAGTATGCTCAGAAGATGAATTACACCATTCATCATATATTTGCACTAAACAAGCTTCAGGCGTAG
- the LOC101766185 gene encoding uncharacterized protein LOC101766185 yields MEPHEASAKQIESHGATVLQSHGKEKKERFLDFLRAAPSKELWLHRFGVAAPHAFLRRVATLRPRSATYAPAAYANFFLRSPAFARTVDWRALRARCKAWARHPTNAALLVWLAFVAAGVAFVFLLMTGALDSAVPDASRRRRWTEVANQVLNALFTIMCVYQHPRLCHHLVLLLRWRAADAAELHAVYCKNAAAVPWWERMHVAVVLLLLHATCFAQYAYCALFWTFSSETRPDWAVNLCMALGLGFPVAAALYMVYGPLGRKVVLPASTDDEDATAVLDESTAVNATSQYNNGRAAVAMAEWAGGLLDLADDPTVAALSLTCTFCVFGWNMERLGLGNMYVHVFTFALLCAAPVLVFAVAALNIHDAALGSVVGATGALLSVLGLLYGGFWRAQMRRRLGLPGDRSMCGGRPATADYVKWLLCAPCALAQEVRTANLYDVEDGSLYVRNSGDDDVLLEEKPAMAPLEREGCVAPWTANKAGDGVECVVAVDAPPVPVMVD; encoded by the coding sequence ATGGAACCGCACGAGGCATCAGCAAAGCAAATCGAAAGCCATGGCGCCACTGTGCTGCAGAGCCACggcaaggagaagaaggagaggtTCTTGGACTTCCTCAGGGCAGCTCCTTCCAAAGAACTATGGCTGCACCGCTTCGGCGTCGCCGCCCCGCacgccttcctccgccgcgtCGCCACCCTCCGCCCGCGCTCCGCCACCTACGCACCGGCAGCCTACGCCAACTTCTTCCTCCGCTCGCCGGCCTTCGCGCGAACCGTGGACTGGCGCGCCCTTCGCGCCAGGTGCAAGGCCTGGGCGAGGCACCCCACGaacgccgcgctcctcgtctgGCTCGCCTTCGTCGCCGCGGGCGTCGCGTTCGTGTTCCTGCTGATGACGGGGGCGCTCGACTCCGCCGTGCCCGACGCGtcccgtcgccggcggtggACGGAGGTGGCGAACCAGGTGCTGAACGCGCTCTTCACCATCATGTGCGTGTACCAGCATCCGCGGCTCTGCCACCACCTCGTGCTCCTGCTCCGGtggcgcgccgccgacgccgccgagctCCACGCCGTGTACTGCAagaacgccgccgccgttccgtgGTGGGAGCGTATGCACGTCGCCGTCGTGCTTCTGCTGCTCCACGCCACGTGCTTCGCGCAGTACGCCTACTGCGCCCTCTTCTGGACCTTCAGCAGCGAGACGCGCCCGGACTGGGCCGTGAATCTGTGCATGGCGCTCGGCCTCGgcttccccgtcgccgccgccctgtACATGGTCTACGGCCCGCTCGGCAGAAAGGTCGTGCTCCCGGCTTCcaccgacgacgaggacgcCACGGCGGTGCTGGACGAGTCTACGGCCGTGAACGCCACCTCGCAGTACAACAATGGCAGAGCGGCGGTCGCCATGGCGGAGTGGGCCGGCGGGCTGCTGGACCTCGCCGACGACccgacggtggcggcgctgtCCCTGACGTGCACGTTCTGCGTGTTCGGGTGGAACATGGAGCGCCTGGGATTGGGGAACATGTACGTGCACGTCTTCACGTTCGCGCTGCTCTGCGCCGCGCCGGTGCTTgtcttcgccgtcgccgcgctcaaCATCCACGACGCCGCGCTAGGGTCCGTCGTCGGCGCCACCGGCGCGCTGCTATCCGTGCTCGGCCTGCTGTACGGCGGATTCTGGCGCGCGCAGATGAGGAGGCGGCTCGGGCTGCCGGGAGACCGGTCCAtgtgcggcggccggccggccaccgcggACTACGTCAAGTGGTTGCTCTGCGCGCCGTGTGCGCTGGCGCAGGAGGTCAGGACGGCCAACCTCTACGACGTCGAGGACGGAAGTCTGTACGTGAGGAACAGCGGTGACGATGACGTGTTGCTGGAGGAAAAGCCGGCGATGGCGCCTTTGGAGAGAGAAGGGTGCGTTGCGCCATGGACGGCCAACAAAGCCGGCGACGGTGTCGAGTGTGTTGTTGCCGTTGACGCACCGCCGGTGCCGGTGATGGTTGACTAG
- the LOC111258129 gene encoding putative pentatricopeptide repeat-containing protein At3g08820, whose product MSSAVDASAAAVRRLLLTGVSPNNRLPPLTVKLLHGRLLRLDLLADLSPLLLRTLAYTGLHLHALRVHSLLPNPSHLTFPFALKAASRLPDPHSAGVQLHARSLKLPYHSNPHVLTSLLNLYAKCGLLHDAQKAFDEMLHPSTVSWTALITAYMDAGRVQEAVGVARKAFASGMRPDSFTAVRVLNACARVTDLVTGEAVWRAAEQEGIAGSMFVATAALDLYVKCGEMEKARAVFDRMQNKDAVAWGAMVGGYASSGHPREALELFFAMQAEGMRPECYTVVGALSACTRLGALDLGRRAVGMLHCDEVLDNPVLGTALIDMYAKCGNTGEAWTVFQQMRKRDIIVWNAMILGLGMTGHEKIAFALVGQMEKSGMTLNDNTFIGLLCSCTHTGLVKDGQRYFRNMTQLYRISPRIEHHGCMVDLLSRAGLLEEAHQLIEDMPMQANAVVWGALLGGCKIHRNADLAEHVLKQLIQLEPWNSGNYVMLSNIYSNSGRWEDAAKLRLEMKASGVEKVPASSWVELAGKVHEFRVGDKSHPLSDKIYEKLDELGMEMKIMGYKPTTEVVMFDIEDEEKEHTLVHHSEKIAIAFSLLTTEPGETIRVTKNLRVCSDCHTAIKLISRITNREIIVRDNNRFHCFRDGHCSCNDYW is encoded by the coding sequence ATGTCTAGTGCTGTCgatgcctccgccgccgcagtccgTCGGCTCCTCCTCACCGGCGTGAGTCCGAACAACCGCCTCCCGCCGCTCACGGTCAAGCTCCtccacggccgcctcctccgcctcgaccTCCTCGCCGACCTCTCCCCGCTCCTCCTACGCACGCTCGCTTACACCGGCCTGCACCTCCACGCCCTACGCGTCCACTCCCTCCTTCCCAACCCATCCCACCTCACCTTCCCCTTCGCGCTCAAAGCCGCCTCCCGCCTCCCGGACCCGCACTCCGCCGGTGTCCAACTCCACGCCCGCTCCCTCAAGCTCCCCTACCACTCCAACCCCCACGTCCTCACCTCCCTCCTCAACCTCTACGCAAAATGCGGCCTCTTGCACGACGCCCAGAAGGCGTTCGACGAAATGCTCCATCCCAGCACCGTGTCATGGACCGCGCTCATCACCGCGTACATGGACGCGGGGCGCGTCCAGGAAGCCGTTGGAGTTGCGAGGAAGGCGTTTGCGAGTGGCATGCGCCCTGACAGCTTCACGGCCGTCCGGGTCCTGAATGCGTGCGCTCGTGTCACTGATTTGGTGACTGGCGAGGCCGTGTggagggcggcggagcaggaggggATTGCAGGGAGCATGTTTGTGGCAACTGCGGCATTGGACTTGTATGTCAAATGCGgggagatggagaaggcaaGGGCAGTGTTTGACAGGATGCAGAACAAGGATGCAGTGGCCTGGGGTGCTATGGTTGGGGGATACGCCTCCAGTGGGCATCCGCGAGAGGCCCTGGAACTATTCTTTGCCATGCAGGCAGAGGGAATGAGGCCAGAATGTTACACAGTGGTTGGGGCTCTCTCGGCGTGCACAAGGTTGGGTGCTTTGGATTTGGGACGGCGGGCTGTCGGAATGTTGCACTGTGATGAGGTTCTTGACAACCCAGTCCTGGGAACTGCACTTATAGATATGTACGCCAAGTGCGGGAACACAGGTGAAGCGTGGACGGTGTTCCAGCAGATGAGGAAGAGAGACATCATTGTTTGGAATGCAATGATCTTGGGGCTCGGCATGACTGGCCACGAGAAGATTGCGTTTGCCCTTGTTGGTCAGATGGAGAAGTCAGGTATGACACTGAATGATAATACCTTCATTGGATTGCTTTGCAGCTGTACGCATACTGGCCTTGTAAAGGATGGCCAGCGGTATTTTCGTAACATGACTCAGTTGTACCGAATAAGCCCGAGGATCGAGCATCATGGCTGTATGGTTGACCTGCTCAGTCGCGCGGGGTTGCTGGAGGAGGCTCATCAGCTGATTGAGGACATGCCAATGCAGGCAAATGCGGTTGTGTGGGGAGCACTCCTTGGTGGTTGCAAGATCCACCGGAATGCTGACCTTGCTGAACATGTGTTGAAGCAGCTCATCCAACTGGAGCCATGGAATTCTGGGAATTATGTGATGCTCTCTAACATATACTCTAACAGTGGAAGATGGGAGGATGCGGCAAAGCTAAGGTTGGAAATGAAGGCAAGTGGGGTTGAGAAGGTCCCTGCATCTAGCTGGGTTGAACTTGCTGGTAAGGTCCATGAGTTCCGTGTCGGAGATAAGTCACATCCCCTCTCAGATAAAATTTATGAAAAGCTCGATGAATTGGGCATGGAAATGAAGATCATGGGTTATAAGCCGACTACTGAGGTGGTGATGTTTGACATTGAAGACGAAGAGAAGGAGCACACACTAGTGCATCATAGCGAAAAGATAGCCATTGCATTTAGCCTTCTCACCACTGAACCAGGCGAGACCATAAGGGTCACCAAAAACCTCCGAGTTTGCAGTGACTGCCACACGGCCATCAAGCTGATATCAAGGATAACCAATCGTGAAATTATTGTTCGAGATAACAATCGATTTCATTGCTTTAGAGATGGTCATTGCTCTTGCAATGACTATTGGTAG
- the LOC101765111 gene encoding uncharacterized protein LOC101765111 — protein sequence MVLALLSPMLPNYRPSTPPLAEHLLMPQQRAHCCLGEIPTPTFCRRKGHPDDASTATVDWASVRRACKEWLKNPMNIALLLWLLCVGVSGGMFVLLLLGLLDGAFPAAAERNRWIEINVQVLNALFTLMSLYQHPALCHHLFLLCRWRPRDAADLRAAYCKGAGAAPRPRDRVHMAVVVALLHLTVACQYVQCGLYWGYSKATRPELAEAGFFVLGVVAPVAAAVYTVCSPLGKDGQCHELAFFDSTSATQMHPTPVGHLVIEPEWAGGMFDCGGDAPSTWCLSLSCTFCVFGWNMERLGFGNAYVHAVTFALLCFAPLWVLGVSALHIHDYVICDVVGGAGVLLCACGLLYGGYWRIQMRKRFGLPGSRACCGSKSLTDYARWLLCWPWALAQEVRTANLYHVDGEILYSKVAEDDHADSRKPLLVVSNDHDVFRATDTVIVSQASPPNGHLVVVDDETTMAPPVQVVVVQQLEGDKSDDSSVPLQGEMSNSSILTSVTVREEDAALLESNRAVTEEDGHGMPSDGSWRVEKVKKLINMVTLVSLLILLYTRGIIL from the coding sequence ATGGTCCTTGCGCTGCTCTCTCCCATGCTCCCCAACTACCGACCttccacgccgccgctcgccgagcACCTCCTCATGCCGCAGCAGCGCGCGCACTGCTGCCTCGGGGAAATCCCCACCCCCACCTTCTGCCGCCGGAAAGGCCACCCCGACGACGCGTCCACCGCCACCGTCGACTGGGCTTCCGTCCGCCGGGCGTGCAAGGAGTGGCTCAAGAACCCCATGAACATCGCGCTGCTGCTCTGGCTGCTCTGCGTCGGCGTCTCCGGCGGCATgttcgtgctcctcctcctcggcctgcTCGACGGTGcgttcccggcggcggcggaaaggaACCGGTGGATCGAGATCAACGTCCAGGTTCTGAACGCGCTCTTCACGCTGATGAGCCTGTACCAGCACCCCGCGCTCTGCCaccacctcttcctcctctgccgCTGGCGCCCCCGCGATGCCGCTGACCTCCGCGCCGCCTACTGcaagggcgccggcgccgcgccgcgcccccgcGATCGAGTGCACATGGCCGTCGTCGTGGCGCTGCTGCACCTCACGGTCGCGTGCCAGTACGTGCAGTGCGGCCTCTACTGGGGGTACTCCAAGGCCACCCGCCCCGAGCTCGCCGAGGCCGGCTTCTTCGTGCTCGGCGTCGTCGCgccggttgccgccgccgtGTACACCGTCTGCAGCCCGCTGGGAAAAGACGGCCAGTGCCACGAGCTCGccttcttcgattcaacctcggcaacacaaaTGCACCCCACCCCCGTTGGTCACCTTGTAATTGAGCCCGAGTGGGCCGGCGGCATGTTTGactgcggcggcgacgcgccgTCGACGTGGTGCCTCTCCCTGTCGTGCACCTTCTGCGTGTTCGGGTGGAACATGGAGAGGCTGGGTTTCGGCAACGCCTACGTGCACGCCGTCACGTTTGCGCTCCTGTGCTTCGCGCCGCTCTGGGTGCTGGGCGTCTCGGCGCTGCACATCCACGACTACGTCATCTGCGACGTGGTCGGCGGCGCTGGCGTTCTGCTCTGCGCGTGCGGCCTGCTCTATGGCGGCTACTGGAGGATCCAGATGCGGAAGAGATTTGGCCTTCCAGGGAGCAGGGCGTGCTGCGGCTCCAAGTCGTTGACGGACTACGCGCGGTGGCTCTTGTGCTGGCCGTGGGCGCTGGCGCAGGAGGTGCGCACGGCGAACCTGTACCATGTCGACGGCGAGATCCTCTACTCCAAGGTTGCTGAGGATGATCATGCGGACAGCAGGAAGCCGTTGCTCGTAGTGTCCAATGATCATGACGTTTTCAGGGCAACAGACACGGTTATAGTATCTCAGGCATCACCGCCGAATGGTCatctggttgttgttgatgaCGAAACGACCATGGCTCCACCGGTTCAGGTTGTGGTTGTGCAACAACTGGAGGGTGATAAATCTGACGATAGCAGTGTTCCTCTTCAAGGTGAGATGAGCAATTCTTCGATTCTGACATCGGTGACGGTGAGGGAGGAGGATGCAGCTTTGTTGGAGTCAAACCGAGCAGTGACAGAAGAAGATGGTCATGGTATGCCATCTGATGGAAGTTGGAGAGTGGAAAAGGTGAAGAAACTGATCAATATGGTCACACTGGTGTCCCTGCTCATTCTTTTGTACACGAGGGGAATCATTCTatag